One Alicyclobacillus acidoterrestris DNA window includes the following coding sequences:
- a CDS encoding proline dehydrogenase family protein, producing MEEALRSFFLRLAQNQAMIGWAKRYGLRFGANRFVAGETIESAIAAVAELNRQGIAVTLDHLGEFVADEAEARAAADYCVKTLEAIHSASVDSSLSLKLTQLGLDIRRELCLENIRMILDAASAYKLWVNIDMEDFSRCQATLDIFRELAASYDNVQTVIQAYLYRSLDDVKALAEMGASIRLVKGAYKEPETVAYPDKADVDGNYVRMLDVHLPSPGLTSIATHDEQIIDYAKRAIAKQGIAKDKYEFQMLYGIRTDLQQALAKEGHPVRVYVPYGDDWYGYFMRRLAERPANVEFVLKGVIHS from the coding sequence ATGGAGGAAGCATTACGTTCTTTCTTTTTGCGGTTGGCACAAAATCAGGCGATGATTGGCTGGGCGAAGCGATATGGGCTGCGCTTTGGCGCGAATCGCTTTGTCGCGGGGGAGACCATTGAGTCTGCGATTGCGGCGGTTGCCGAACTCAATCGACAGGGCATCGCTGTGACGCTTGACCATTTGGGCGAGTTCGTCGCGGATGAAGCAGAAGCGCGAGCTGCAGCTGACTATTGTGTGAAGACCTTGGAAGCGATTCACTCGGCTTCAGTGGACTCGTCGTTGAGCCTCAAGCTCACGCAACTTGGACTCGATATCCGCCGGGAACTGTGCCTCGAGAATATCCGGATGATTCTCGATGCGGCATCGGCGTACAAGCTGTGGGTCAACATCGATATGGAGGACTTTTCGCGGTGTCAGGCGACCCTCGATATCTTCCGCGAGCTTGCAGCATCGTATGACAATGTACAGACGGTCATTCAAGCCTACTTGTACAGAAGCTTGGATGACGTCAAGGCTTTGGCGGAGATGGGCGCGAGCATTCGGCTTGTCAAAGGCGCGTACAAGGAACCGGAAACGGTTGCGTATCCCGACAAGGCGGATGTCGACGGCAATTATGTACGGATGTTGGACGTTCACTTGCCAAGCCCTGGCCTGACGTCGATTGCCACCCACGACGAGCAGATTATCGACTATGCGAAGCGCGCCATTGCAAAGCAAGGGATTGCGAAAGACAAGTACGAGTTCCAAATGCTATACGGTATCCGTACGGACTTGCAGCAAGCGCTCGCAAAAGAAGGGCACCCGGTTCGCGTGTATGTGCCTTACGGGGATGACTGGTATGGCTACTTCATGCGCCGCCTGGCAGAACGGCCTGCAAATGTGGAATTCGTCTTGAAGGGCGTCATTCACTCATAA
- a CDS encoding APC family permease, which translates to MEQGKFRRKLSLLDLTLLGVGSMVGSGWLFASQTAATMAGAIAWIPWLFGALAVMLIGLVYGEMAAAIPRAGGFVRYPDYTHGSLVGYMIGFASMMAYSSVAGVEAEAVRSYASSYIPGLEITQGSATNVTLIGNLFQIALLVLFFLINYWSVQVFGKINTIVTTLKFVVPLLTIIILFFSFHPSNFTVNKATPGGIHGAMQALTAGGLVFSFLGFRQAVDFGSEAKNPQRDIPRAIVFAVLLSTAIYVLLQIVFLGAVPHDMIANGWQAISFKSPFANLMETLGLGWMAVIIFADAILSPSGTGNIYLAGTARTLFAWAKNGYFYSVIGKIDARTGLPRGALWLTLILSIVWTLPFRFSMWSGLVDAVTSATVMTYMIGPVGVTALRRTAPDLKRPYRLKGLHIIAPAAFICATWIIYWAGWQTDSLLIGFTLASLILYFAFMDKDAESRQRMKNEWKSGIWLIVYYLFIAAMSVLGSFTNTNVYHIVIPNPWDTIIVGVGGLVFYYWGVASALRVPRIADESEAEEVQGANYAGATDSSVQA; encoded by the coding sequence ATGGAGCAGGGCAAATTTCGCAGAAAATTAAGTTTACTGGACCTTACGTTGTTGGGTGTTGGGTCAATGGTCGGGTCTGGGTGGTTGTTCGCATCGCAGACAGCGGCCACAATGGCTGGCGCGATTGCGTGGATCCCATGGTTGTTCGGCGCACTTGCGGTCATGCTGATTGGACTGGTTTATGGTGAGATGGCTGCGGCAATTCCACGTGCAGGTGGGTTTGTTCGCTATCCGGATTACACGCATGGCTCACTTGTCGGGTACATGATTGGGTTTGCCTCCATGATGGCCTATTCCAGTGTCGCTGGTGTTGAGGCGGAAGCCGTTCGCAGTTACGCCTCCAGCTACATCCCTGGCTTAGAGATTACACAGGGGTCGGCGACCAACGTCACGCTAATCGGGAATTTATTTCAAATCGCACTTTTAGTCTTGTTCTTCCTGATCAATTATTGGAGTGTTCAAGTATTTGGAAAAATTAACACAATTGTCACTACGCTTAAATTTGTCGTTCCGTTGTTAACCATCATTATTTTGTTCTTCTCGTTTCATCCGAGCAACTTTACTGTCAACAAGGCGACGCCAGGTGGCATTCATGGTGCGATGCAGGCCTTGACGGCAGGCGGTCTTGTCTTTTCCTTCTTGGGATTTCGTCAGGCGGTCGACTTCGGTTCCGAAGCGAAGAATCCACAGCGCGACATTCCGCGCGCCATTGTGTTCGCCGTCTTATTGTCTACGGCGATCTACGTTCTATTGCAAATTGTGTTTCTTGGCGCTGTGCCACACGATATGATTGCGAATGGTTGGCAGGCTATTTCGTTTAAATCACCGTTCGCGAACTTGATGGAGACACTTGGACTCGGTTGGATGGCGGTCATTATCTTTGCGGATGCAATTCTGTCGCCGTCTGGCACCGGTAATATCTACTTGGCTGGTACGGCGCGCACACTGTTTGCCTGGGCGAAAAACGGGTATTTTTACTCGGTCATCGGCAAGATTGACGCACGTACGGGCTTACCGCGCGGCGCACTGTGGCTCACGCTCATTTTGTCGATTGTTTGGACCTTGCCATTCCGTTTCAGCATGTGGAGTGGACTGGTGGACGCGGTTACGTCGGCGACAGTCATGACCTACATGATTGGACCTGTTGGCGTCACTGCACTTCGCCGTACTGCGCCAGATTTGAAGCGCCCGTATCGGCTGAAAGGCCTCCACATTATCGCGCCTGCAGCGTTTATCTGCGCAACGTGGATCATCTATTGGGCCGGCTGGCAGACCGACTCGTTGCTCATTGGATTTACGCTTGCTTCTTTGATTCTGTACTTTGCGTTCATGGATAAGGATGCGGAATCTCGTCAGCGGATGAAGAATGAGTGGAAATCCGGCATTTGGTTGATTGTGTACTACCTGTTCATCGCTGCGATGTCGGTGCTCGGCAGCTTTACAAATACGAATGTGTATCACATCGTCATCCCGAATCCATGGGATACGATTATCGTCGGCGTCGGCGGACTCGTGTTCTACTATTGGGGTGTGGCGAGTGCGCTTCGCGTACCGCGTATTGCGGATGAATCCGAGGCAGAGGAAGTTCAGGGCGCCAATTACGCTGGTGCTACAGACAGCTCTGTACAAGCGTAA
- a CDS encoding glycosyltransferase family 4 protein, with protein sequence MHVMIIAPEDLPIPPDRGGSVQIYVNHLYEALSQCDNVRVTLVSPGSKANRIRHPRGRHTHVIVHRSTPTEYWRRVRHMIRKRRPDIVQIENRPSRTLEIIRRFPEQRVILNLHSTTFLGARHITRQHARNVLTHAHGIVCNSRDLSETIREQMGLSQHWHPYVIYPGLTLPPTVRASHTDKRPHNPLRVLYVGRVIAQKGVHVAMDAVKLLASDMAVSFTIVGRTPPWEKAYRKALLKASADADIRFLGFVPPTELNDVYAEHDILVCPSQKHEAFGLVNIEAMSHGLPVVASQLGGIPEAIGDEAGILVPRFHRPSAFAQAIREIVVDGDTYRRYSQAAYARAAQFTWAASANHFAAVYEQIAKRS encoded by the coding sequence ATGCATGTGATGATCATCGCCCCAGAGGACTTGCCAATCCCACCGGACAGGGGCGGTAGTGTACAAATTTACGTAAATCATTTGTATGAGGCATTATCACAGTGTGATAATGTCCGTGTGACCCTGGTCAGTCCTGGGTCAAAGGCAAACCGCATTCGTCATCCGCGAGGTCGCCACACTCACGTTATCGTCCATCGCTCCACGCCCACGGAATACTGGCGGCGTGTGAGACACATGATTCGCAAACGACGTCCAGATATTGTACAGATTGAGAACCGGCCTAGTCGCACCCTAGAGATAATCAGAAGATTCCCGGAACAACGGGTCATCCTGAACCTTCACTCCACGACATTTCTTGGCGCGAGACACATCACCCGGCAACACGCGCGAAACGTCCTCACGCACGCGCATGGAATTGTCTGTAACAGCCGCGATTTATCTGAGACTATCCGGGAACAAATGGGGCTCTCACAACACTGGCACCCGTATGTGATTTATCCCGGCCTCACACTGCCGCCGACAGTACGCGCTTCTCACACCGACAAACGCCCACACAATCCGCTGCGTGTGCTGTATGTCGGACGCGTCATTGCACAAAAAGGCGTTCACGTTGCCATGGACGCCGTCAAATTGCTGGCAAGTGACATGGCTGTATCTTTCACAATTGTCGGGCGAACACCGCCATGGGAAAAGGCATATCGGAAAGCGTTACTAAAGGCGTCCGCTGACGCGGACATTCGATTTTTAGGTTTTGTTCCCCCCACAGAACTGAATGACGTCTATGCTGAACACGATATTCTCGTCTGTCCCTCACAAAAACACGAGGCATTCGGACTCGTCAATATCGAAGCGATGAGTCACGGACTCCCGGTGGTGGCCAGCCAACTCGGGGGAATTCCAGAGGCGATTGGCGACGAAGCAGGTATTCTGGTTCCCCGATTTCATCGTCCATCAGCATTTGCACAAGCCATTCGCGAGATTGTCGTAGATGGAGACACATACCGCAGATACAGTCAAGCTGCATATGCACGTGCAGCGCAGTTCACTTGGGCAGCATCTGCAAACCATTTCGCGGCAGTCTATGAGCAAATAGCAAAACGGTCTTAA